The following coding sequences lie in one Niabella agricola genomic window:
- a CDS encoding SMP-30/gluconolactonase/LRE family protein, protein MFIKKPVSVRTFIAFLMLLALTTRAQQPPVAVIERLHPNLDAVIDTHATVSVIADGFGWVEGPLWVEAEKMLLFSDVLNNRIYKWTAEKGTRIYLEPSGYTAAVPRGKELGSNGLAINARGQLVLCQHGDRRISVMNAPLANPEPAFITAAGDYRNKKFNSPNDLAVKSNGAIYFTDPPYGLEQGPEDPARELPFHGVYRIAKDGHVTLLADSLTRPNGIAFFPGEKQLLIANSDPQKPHWYIYDLDKEGGLANGRVFFNGTAIFQKEHRTPDGIKINKRGVVFAPGPGGVWIFNKEGRALGRIKTSLITSNCAFSEDYRTLFITADHCVLKVTLK, encoded by the coding sequence ATGTTTATTAAAAAGCCTGTGTCTGTACGTACGTTTATTGCGTTTTTGATGTTGCTTGCCTTAACAACCCGGGCACAGCAACCACCGGTGGCGGTTATTGAACGGCTGCACCCAAACCTGGATGCCGTGATCGATACCCATGCCACAGTATCGGTAATTGCGGATGGCTTCGGATGGGTAGAAGGACCTTTATGGGTGGAGGCGGAAAAGATGTTGCTGTTTTCCGATGTATTGAACAACAGGATCTATAAGTGGACTGCGGAAAAAGGTACCCGGATTTACTTGGAGCCTTCGGGATACACAGCCGCTGTTCCGCGGGGTAAAGAACTGGGGTCAAACGGACTGGCCATCAATGCCCGTGGTCAGCTGGTGCTTTGCCAGCATGGCGACCGCCGCATCTCAGTAATGAATGCTCCGCTTGCAAACCCAGAACCGGCATTTATTACAGCCGCCGGCGACTATCGGAACAAAAAGTTCAATAGTCCCAATGACCTGGCCGTTAAAAGCAATGGCGCCATCTATTTTACAGACCCGCCTTACGGATTGGAACAGGGACCGGAAGATCCTGCAAGGGAACTGCCGTTTCATGGGGTGTACCGCATTGCAAAGGACGGACATGTTACCTTATTGGCCGACAGCCTGACCCGGCCGAATGGTATTGCTTTTTTTCCGGGCGAAAAGCAGTTGCTGATTGCCAACTCGGATCCGCAAAAACCGCACTGGTATATCTATGATCTGGATAAAGAGGGCGGGCTTGCCAACGGACGTGTTTTTTTTAATGGTACGGCCATTTTCCAAAAAGAGCACCGCACACCGGATGGAATTAAGATCAATAAAAGAGGGGTTGTTTTTGCGCCGGGGCCGGGCGGCGTATGGATCTTTAATAAAGAAGGCCGGGCACTGGGCAGAATCAAGACCAGCTTGATTACGTCTAATTGTGCGTTTTCGGAAGATTACCGCACGCTCTTTATTACCGCTGATCATTGTGTATTAAAAGTAACATTAAAATAA
- a CDS encoding winged helix-turn-helix transcriptional regulator, whose amino-acid sequence MSKKRSDCPISCSLDIFGDKWSLLIIRDVMLRGKCSYSEFLKSEEKIATNILSSRLALLEAAQILSKEVAPENRSKFIYHLTQKGADLLPIIIELMDWGARYHDHCPRRELGKKIKKDKAAVIDEYMQRLKKQIR is encoded by the coding sequence ATGAGCAAGAAAAGATCCGACTGCCCCATCAGCTGTTCGCTGGATATTTTTGGTGACAAATGGTCGCTGTTGATCATCCGCGATGTGATGCTGCGCGGCAAATGTTCTTACAGCGAGTTTCTGAAATCGGAGGAAAAAATCGCTACCAATATACTCTCCAGCCGTTTGGCGTTATTGGAAGCAGCACAGATCCTGTCAAAAGAAGTAGCCCCGGAAAACCGTTCTAAATTTATTTATCACCTTACGCAAAAAGGAGCCGATCTGCTGCCCATCATCATCGAACTGATGGATTGGGGCGCGCGTTATCATGATCATTGTCCGCGCAGGGAACTGGGAAAAAAGATAAAAAAAGATAAGGCCGCTGTCATTGATGAATATATGCAGCGCCTAAAAAAGCAAATCCGGTAG
- a CDS encoding alkaline phosphatase — translation MNKELPLKERLVNVQPVVQLLCHSDKASSVSSFCTDVKEKTMMSNMRRMIIALMSIWLSVAAMAQPSKVKHVILIGCDGFGAYALPEAEMPQLKKLMQEGAWSLKARSVLPSSSAVNWASLLMGAGPTVHGYTEWNSAVPEIPSADTSRLGLFPSVFSILKEQRPQAMTALIYSWQGIGPLVEKNATTIRVAGKDKDDFCVDTAIAIIRTHKPVLTFLHLDEPDGVGHNIGHRTPEYYKELQKVDARIGRIVKAVEDAGIANESVIIVTADHGGKGKGHGGKSLDEVQIPWIVYGRSVQKGRALKQPIITYDTAATIAWLLRLKMPESWRGLPVKEAFR, via the coding sequence TTGAACAAGGAGCTGCCCCTGAAGGAACGCCTTGTGAATGTGCAACCGGTTGTTCAGTTGCTGTGTCATTCTGACAAAGCTTCTTCTGTATCTTCGTTCTGTACGGATGTAAAAGAAAAAACGATGATGAGCAATATGCGTAGAATGATCATTGCGTTAATGAGTATCTGGCTGTCTGTTGCCGCAATGGCCCAACCTTCTAAAGTAAAACATGTAATCCTAATCGGGTGTGATGGATTTGGTGCTTACGCGCTGCCGGAAGCCGAGATGCCACAGTTGAAAAAGCTGATGCAGGAGGGCGCCTGGTCTTTAAAAGCCCGTTCGGTACTCCCTTCTTCCAGTGCGGTTAACTGGGCTTCTTTGTTAATGGGCGCCGGGCCTACGGTACACGGCTATACAGAATGGAACAGCGCAGTGCCGGAAATTCCCTCGGCAGATACCAGCCGGTTGGGCTTATTTCCTTCTGTTTTTTCGATATTGAAGGAGCAACGGCCGCAGGCGATGACTGCATTGATCTATAGCTGGCAGGGGATCGGACCGCTGGTAGAAAAAAATGCTACTACCATACGGGTAGCCGGAAAAGATAAGGATGATTTTTGTGTGGATACGGCCATTGCCATTATCCGGACACATAAGCCGGTGCTGACCTTTTTGCACCTGGATGAGCCGGATGGAGTAGGGCATAATATCGGTCATCGTACCCCGGAGTATTATAAAGAGCTGCAAAAAGTAGATGCCCGCATTGGCAGGATCGTGAAGGCCGTGGAAGATGCCGGGATTGCCAATGAATCTGTAATTATCGTAACAGCGGATCATGGTGGAAAGGGCAAGGGCCACGGTGGTAAATCGCTGGATGAAGTGCAGATCCCCTGGATCGTATACGGCCGGAGTGTGCAAAAGGGGCGCGCTCTAAAACAGCCGATTATTACCTATGATACAGCGGCCACCATCGCCTGGCTCTTGAGACTGAAGATGCCGGAAAGCTGGCGGGGCCTGCCGGTTAAGGAGGCCTTCCGGTAA
- a CDS encoding outer membrane beta-barrel protein, with product MKKTGMIVFLLIIALWSQAQGSITGTLLDTQTKKGLYLATVTVYKAADTSIITYRLSAIDGVFKVPGLPLHTPLRVIATFTGYKVMRKDFTLTSPLLNLDTLWMAPDSTSLDEVLVVAERPPMAVRKDTIEFNAAAFKTLPNALVEDLLKKLPGVQVDRDGNITVNGKPVNRITVDGKAFFGDDPKMATRNLPSNVIDKVQVTDDKEELLRRGDDNINNVGKVINLTFKKGVKKGMFGKAYAGVGTAGTYEAGAIANVFRDTLQVSALGYTNNLNRPGFSFSELMQTGGMQRNSDVNSNRSISIWRNSNGGSGIRINNINFGGITEYGGISTSSGLGVNINHSPSNKQSIFGQYFYGNVKVDVKNDGYTEYNNGDTILKRTEDEKAKVLINAHNIGLGAKLRPDSLTNIQAGINYMTGNTVDDRYTLVQSTHSVLGSLSDGRVDLDRDNISRNYRHYLNYNRLSGARKGRRFTINHQLIWQLRDNAATTHSLIHYKYPQLKDSLFDQLRQEKVPTLNASINGNYSEPLVKNLSARVDARYEYEYLTNTIRTYGLDGSGGFTLLNNDLSNRFERTSNSLSTAMGLEYKYKKLTVTPRVRYQSQRFTNRLVSMPEDVVQRLNTFLPELGIVYGKLNIDYRKEVVLPDYRYLIPVFDNTNPYVTNNGNPDLLPAIRHSLQLNMYTYDPKLSLNVWGWARAATTKNDVIQNILLQDNGTQIIMPVNANGGKSISGNGGINKQNKFSQRFTMNSNIGFYYEYNENFFSYNNELSKQYRNNMNLWAGIGLNWNDVFEWNNNVNYGGQRVRNSNRALFQSYRVSNYEISSEQILRWPKHIILENNVTFVQNSAIVDPSLRRFVRWNAALNITMFKNEAGVLRLGVNDILRKMNDTNVELSQNMLRYRRGNVLGNYYMATFTYNIRPSGAKKKVGGQSLLLF from the coding sequence ATGAAGAAAACAGGAATGATTGTTTTCCTGCTGATTATTGCCTTATGGAGCCAGGCCCAGGGCAGCATCACCGGAACACTGCTAGATACACAAACCAAAAAAGGACTCTATCTGGCCACCGTTACGGTATATAAGGCCGCCGATACCAGCATTATCACTTACCGGCTGTCTGCTATCGACGGGGTATTTAAAGTTCCGGGTCTGCCGCTGCATACGCCGCTGCGGGTTATTGCAACCTTTACAGGTTATAAGGTGATGCGAAAAGATTTTACCCTGACGTCGCCCCTGCTCAACCTGGATACGCTTTGGATGGCACCAGACAGCACTTCACTGGATGAAGTGCTGGTGGTAGCGGAGCGCCCGCCGATGGCCGTACGCAAGGATACCATTGAGTTTAATGCGGCGGCGTTTAAAACCCTGCCCAACGCCCTGGTGGAAGACCTTTTGAAAAAGCTGCCCGGAGTACAGGTAGATCGCGACGGAAATATTACGGTAAACGGCAAGCCGGTGAACCGGATTACCGTAGATGGGAAAGCCTTTTTTGGAGATGATCCGAAAATGGCTACGCGCAATCTCCCTTCTAATGTAATCGATAAGGTGCAGGTGACGGATGATAAAGAGGAGCTGCTGCGGAGAGGAGATGATAATATTAATAACGTGGGCAAGGTCATTAACCTGACGTTCAAAAAAGGCGTAAAGAAGGGAATGTTTGGAAAAGCGTATGCAGGTGTTGGCACGGCAGGTACCTATGAAGCGGGTGCTATTGCCAATGTATTCAGAGATACATTACAGGTGAGCGCCCTGGGCTACACCAATAATCTCAACCGTCCGGGGTTTAGTTTTTCTGAGCTGATGCAAACGGGGGGGATGCAGCGTAACTCGGATGTAAACAGTAACCGCAGTATCAGCATTTGGCGCAATTCAAACGGAGGTTCGGGTATCCGGATCAATAATATCAACTTTGGCGGCATCACAGAATACGGAGGAATCAGCACCAGTTCTGGCCTGGGGGTGAACATTAACCATTCTCCCAGCAATAAACAATCGATCTTTGGACAATATTTTTACGGCAATGTAAAGGTGGATGTAAAAAACGACGGATATACCGAATATAATAATGGCGATACCATCTTAAAAAGAACTGAAGACGAAAAGGCTAAAGTACTGATCAATGCTCATAATATCGGGCTGGGCGCTAAACTGCGACCAGATTCTCTAACCAATATCCAGGCGGGTATCAACTACATGACCGGCAATACGGTGGACGACCGGTATACGCTGGTGCAAAGTACGCATTCGGTGCTGGGCAGCCTGAGCGATGGCCGTGTAGACCTGGACCGAGATAATATCAGCCGGAATTACCGGCACTATTTAAATTATAACCGGCTGTCCGGGGCCCGTAAAGGACGCCGGTTTACGATAAATCATCAGCTCATCTGGCAGCTGCGGGATAATGCAGCAACTACCCATTCGCTGATTCATTACAAGTATCCGCAGTTGAAGGACAGCCTGTTTGACCAGTTGCGACAGGAGAAGGTGCCTACGCTCAATGCCAGCATCAATGGCAATTACAGCGAGCCTCTGGTTAAAAATCTTTCTGCCCGTGTAGACGCACGGTATGAGTATGAATACCTCACCAATACGATCCGTACCTATGGCCTTGATGGGTCGGGCGGCTTCACTCTGTTGAACAATGACCTCAGCAACCGGTTTGAGCGCACCAGCAACAGTCTTTCCACGGCTATGGGGTTGGAATACAAATACAAAAAATTAACGGTTACCCCACGGGTTCGCTACCAGTCGCAGCGTTTTACAAACCGGCTGGTGTCTATGCCTGAAGATGTGGTGCAACGGCTGAACACTTTTTTGCCGGAGCTGGGCATTGTTTACGGCAAGCTGAACATCGATTACCGCAAAGAAGTGGTTCTGCCCGATTATCGCTACCTGATCCCGGTTTTTGACAATACCAACCCCTATGTGACCAATAACGGTAATCCTGATCTGCTGCCGGCCATACGGCATAGTTTGCAGCTGAATATGTATACCTATGACCCCAAGCTCAGCCTGAATGTGTGGGGATGGGCCCGGGCGGCTACAACTAAAAATGATGTGATCCAAAACATTCTGTTGCAGGATAACGGCACCCAGATTATCATGCCGGTAAACGCCAATGGTGGCAAAAGTATTTCCGGCAATGGGGGCATTAATAAGCAAAATAAATTTTCACAGCGGTTTACCATGAATTCGAACATCGGGTTCTATTATGAGTACAACGAAAACTTCTTTAGTTATAACAATGAGCTGAGCAAACAGTACCGGAACAACATGAATCTCTGGGCCGGTATCGGCTTAAACTGGAATGATGTGTTTGAATGGAATAATAACGTCAATTACGGCGGGCAAAGGGTTCGGAACTCCAATAGGGCCCTGTTTCAATCGTACCGGGTTTCGAATTATGAAATCAGTTCGGAGCAGATCCTGCGCTGGCCCAAACATATTATCCTTGAAAACAATGTAACCTTTGTGCAGAACAGCGCTATTGTGGACCCCTCCCTGCGCCGATTTGTACGTTGGAACGCAGCGCTGAATATTACCATGTTTAAAAATGAAGCGGGTGTGTTGCGGCTGGGTGTAAACGACATCTTACGGAAAATGAATGATACTAATGTGGAATTGTCGCAGAACATGCTCCGTTACCGGCGGGGCAACGTATTAGGTAACTACTATATGGCTACATTTACTTATAATATACGTCCCTCCGGGGCCAAGAAAAAAGTAGGCGGACAGTCGTTGCTGTTGTTTTAG
- a CDS encoding TfoX/Sxy family protein has product MAYSESLAQRMRRALSAVPGVQEKKMFGGLAFMVNGKMCLTVGPGRIMCRVDPALHDLLVAKRDCSSVIMRGRIYRGYVHISEDQLRTKAALDYWIALALEHNKTIDTAISSKARKR; this is encoded by the coding sequence ATGGCATACAGCGAATCCCTTGCACAGCGTATGCGGCGGGCCCTCTCAGCTGTTCCGGGTGTTCAGGAAAAGAAAATGTTTGGCGGACTGGCCTTTATGGTTAATGGGAAAATGTGTCTTACTGTTGGGCCGGGCCGGATCATGTGCCGGGTGGATCCGGCTTTGCATGATCTGCTGGTAGCAAAAAGGGACTGCAGCAGTGTTATCATGAGGGGGCGTATCTACAGGGGATATGTGCACATAAGCGAGGATCAGCTTCGTACAAAAGCAGCCCTGGATTACTGGATTGCGCTGGCCCTGGAACATAATAAAACGATTGATACAGCGATTTCCTCAAAAGCCCGCAAGCGTTGA
- the nadB gene encoding L-aspartate oxidase, producing MQQVDFLVIGTGIAGLTYAYKMAHRFPDKKILVLTKAAADETNTKYAQGGVAVVNDLEHDSFEKHIEDTLIAGDGLCNKKVVEIVVTEGPERINELIALGTNFDKEADGDYKRGKEGGHSAFRILHHKDITGWEMERALLEAVGSCPNIEIIKHCFVIDLITQHHLGYLVTKATPDIECYGVYVLNLRTNEIETILAKTTYLASGGNGQVYRTTTNPGIATGDGVAMVYRAKGRIENMEFIQFHPTALFEAGLTGQAFLITEAVRGDGGILRNKDGEAFMEKYDERKDLAPRDIVARAIDSEMKRTGTEHVWLDCRHFELEKFLEHFPNIYEKCKSIGIDITQQMIPVSPAAHYSCGGIKVDEWGQTSIRNLYAVGECSSTGLHGANRLASNSLLEAMVFAHRCFEHVSAKALNNELNDHHYNGPIPEWNAKGTMQPREMILITQNLKELRQVMSDYVGIVRNNIRLERASKRLDLLWEETEQLYRSSKVSPQLLELRNLITVGYLIVKGAIFRKESRGLNYNTDYPEKSVLVQNVVL from the coding sequence ATGCAGCAGGTAGATTTTCTGGTGATCGGAACGGGTATTGCGGGCCTTACATATGCCTATAAGATGGCGCATCGGTTCCCGGATAAAAAAATACTGGTATTGACCAAGGCGGCGGCAGATGAAACCAATACCAAATACGCCCAGGGCGGTGTAGCCGTGGTGAACGATCTGGAACATGATAGTTTTGAAAAACATATCGAAGATACCCTGATCGCCGGAGACGGCCTCTGCAATAAAAAAGTCGTTGAGATTGTTGTTACAGAAGGGCCCGAACGCATCAATGAGCTGATTGCCCTGGGCACCAATTTTGATAAAGAAGCAGACGGTGACTATAAGCGGGGTAAAGAAGGCGGGCACAGCGCGTTCCGCATCCTGCACCATAAAGACATTACCGGGTGGGAAATGGAGCGGGCCTTACTGGAAGCAGTAGGATCCTGTCCGAACATTGAAATCATCAAGCACTGTTTTGTCATTGATCTCATCACCCAGCACCATCTGGGCTACCTGGTTACCAAGGCTACGCCCGATATTGAATGCTATGGCGTGTATGTGCTGAACCTGCGTACCAATGAGATTGAAACCATACTCGCAAAAACCACCTACCTGGCTTCCGGGGGCAACGGGCAGGTATACCGAACGACCACCAACCCCGGCATTGCTACCGGTGATGGAGTGGCTATGGTGTACCGTGCCAAGGGACGTATTGAAAATATGGAATTCATCCAGTTTCATCCCACGGCTTTGTTTGAAGCCGGGTTAACCGGTCAGGCATTTTTGATTACAGAAGCCGTCCGGGGCGATGGCGGTATCCTGCGCAACAAGGACGGGGAGGCCTTTATGGAAAAATACGACGAGCGCAAAGACCTGGCCCCCCGCGATATTGTGGCACGCGCGATCGACAGCGAGATGAAGCGGACCGGTACTGAGCATGTATGGCTGGACTGCCGCCATTTTGAACTGGAAAAATTTCTGGAACACTTTCCCAATATTTACGAGAAATGTAAAAGCATCGGCATCGATATTACACAGCAGATGATTCCCGTATCACCGGCAGCACATTACAGCTGTGGTGGTATTAAGGTAGATGAATGGGGACAAACCTCCATACGCAACCTGTATGCAGTAGGTGAATGCAGCAGTACAGGATTGCACGGTGCCAACCGGTTGGCCAGCAATTCGCTCCTGGAAGCGATGGTATTTGCACACCGCTGTTTTGAGCATGTATCCGCGAAAGCTCTGAATAATGAGCTGAATGATCATCATTACAATGGCCCAATTCCCGAATGGAATGCCAAAGGCACCATGCAGCCCAGGGAAATGATCCTGATTACTCAAAACCTGAAAGAGCTAAGGCAGGTTATGTCGGATTATGTAGGGATTGTGCGCAATAATATCCGTCTGGAGCGCGCTTCCAAACGGCTGGATCTTTTATGGGAAGAAACCGAACAACTGTACCGGTCAAGCAAGGTATCTCCACAATTGCTGGAGTTGCGCAACCTGATCACCGTTGGATACCTGATTGTAAAAGGCGCTATCTTCCGCAAAGAAAGCCGGGGTTTAAATTACAATACGGACTACCCCGAAAAGAGCGTGCTCGTTCAGAACGTGGTGCTGTAG
- a CDS encoding nuclear transport factor 2 family protein has protein sequence MNQTATTKQLLEQYYNGFARKEGWETTLAEDFIFTGGDMTRPEPLIGKAAYRQVIDRFSRVYNTMQVKEMIVEGNKACVVGTYDYTFPNGNRISGDVAEIWEARNGKLQSLTIFFDTLTFQKNTPSNS, from the coding sequence ATGAATCAGACAGCTACCACAAAACAACTTTTGGAACAGTATTACAATGGGTTTGCCCGCAAGGAAGGATGGGAAACCACACTTGCCGAGGACTTTATATTCACGGGTGGTGATATGACCCGCCCCGAACCACTTATCGGGAAAGCCGCTTACCGGCAGGTAATCGACCGGTTTTCGCGGGTATACAATACGATGCAGGTAAAAGAGATGATCGTGGAAGGAAATAAGGCCTGCGTGGTTGGAACCTATGATTATACATTTCCGAACGGCAACCGTATCAGTGGTGATGTGGCTGAAATCTGGGAAGCGCGAAACGGAAAACTGCAGTCCCTCACGATTTTTTTTGACACGCTGACTTTTCAGAAAAATACACCGTCAAACAGTTGA
- a CDS encoding type 1 glutamine amidotransferase domain-containing protein, with translation MKKRIAVLATHGFEESELKSPKEHLEQQGWEALIISPEAGSIRSWAQKDWGKEYPVDQTVAEADSSAFDALVLPGGVLNPDKLRTNEEALDFIRDFFDQQKPVAAICHGPQLLINAGVVNGRRMTSVPAIRVDLVNAGAEWVDEEVVVDAGLVTSRTPKDLPAFNKKMVEEIQEGVHAE, from the coding sequence ATGAAAAAAAGAATCGCCGTTCTTGCTACGCATGGTTTTGAAGAAAGCGAACTGAAATCCCCGAAGGAACATCTGGAACAGCAGGGCTGGGAAGCGCTGATCATCAGCCCGGAGGCTGGTAGCATCAGGTCCTGGGCGCAAAAAGACTGGGGAAAGGAATACCCAGTGGATCAAACGGTGGCGGAAGCAGATTCCTCAGCATTTGATGCCCTTGTACTGCCCGGAGGGGTACTGAACCCCGACAAGTTGCGGACCAACGAGGAGGCTCTGGATTTTATACGCGACTTTTTTGATCAGCAGAAACCGGTTGCCGCAATTTGTCATGGGCCGCAATTGTTGATCAATGCGGGTGTGGTAAATGGCCGGAGAATGACATCGGTACCCGCTATCCGCGTGGACCTCGTAAATGCAGGTGCTGAATGGGTCGATGAAGAAGTGGTGGTGGATGCAGGGCTGGTAACCAGTCGTACACCCAAAGACCTCCCCGCATTTAACAAGAAAATGGTAGAAGAAATACAGGAAGGGGTGCATGCGGAGTAG
- a CDS encoding DUF1801 domain-containing protein gives MSPDTTAYNNAQTKEDQAICNLLAQEISAHLPQAENKIWHRHPVWFLDGNPVVGYSKLKDSVRLLFWSGQSFEEPGLLPEGSFKAAEARYMHEAEVNKKDLKRWLKKAMHIQWDYKNIVKRRGVLERLK, from the coding sequence ATGAGCCCGGATACAACCGCTTACAATAACGCCCAAACGAAAGAAGACCAGGCCATCTGTAATTTGCTGGCACAAGAAATCTCCGCTCATCTGCCGCAGGCTGAAAATAAGATCTGGCACCGGCACCCGGTATGGTTCCTTGATGGAAACCCTGTTGTTGGATACAGCAAACTAAAAGATAGCGTGCGGTTGCTGTTTTGGAGCGGACAGTCGTTTGAGGAACCCGGATTGTTGCCGGAGGGTAGTTTTAAAGCAGCGGAGGCCCGCTACATGCACGAAGCCGAGGTGAACAAAAAAGACCTGAAACGATGGCTTAAAAAGGCGATGCATATTCAATGGGACTATAAAAATATTGTAAAACGCAGGGGCGTACTGGAGCGGTTGAAATGA
- the ispG gene encoding (E)-4-hydroxy-3-methylbut-2-enyl-diphosphate synthase, with translation MELYAASLTSYKRLLTKEVKIGDLLLGNNHPIRVQTMTTTDTMDTISTVEQSIRCIEAGAELVRITAPSKKEAENLLNIKNELHKRGYHTPLVADIHFTPNAAEIAARIVEKVRVNPGNYVDKKKFEQLEYTDAEYAEEIDRIRERFTPLIKVCKEYGTAMRIGTNHGSLSDRIMSRYGDTPMGMVESAMEFLRIARDENYHQIVLSMKASNPIVMVQAYRLLIKTMDEEFGEIYPLHLGVTEAGDGEDGRIKSAIGIGTLMEDGIGDTIRVSLTEDPELEIPVCRDIVKRYESNSLKDSPADTHSPRSAGQPVDLATAKYNPFQSQKHRTTSVGNIGGEQVPVVVADLSKLNTITPASLQAVGYTYDAGNDKWHVADAAADYIYTAKAELDFPLPGMLKVITTPEHWATAQDPTKYFPLYETGAFINTAPTSPLLNFVMLDADNLQDLNALAGKTNIVLCLSSRRKNAMQSVRRMCIELEERGIQHPLVFITDSDWSTADEHLIHFATETGALFLDGYGNGICLGMSAEAYNTFNDAQLSGRRYTLATDTGAAEQFMNNTAFSILQATRTRISKTEYISCPSCGRTLFDLQETTTKIRSVTNHLKGVKIAIMGCIVNGPGEMADADFGYVGSGPGKITLYKGKDVVKRNVNSDIAVEALIDLLKENEVWMEP, from the coding sequence ATGGAATTATACGCAGCATCACTCACTTCATATAAAAGACTGTTAACCAAAGAGGTAAAGATTGGAGATTTATTATTAGGTAATAACCATCCCATCCGGGTGCAAACCATGACCACCACCGATACGATGGATACCATCAGTACAGTGGAACAATCCATCCGGTGTATTGAAGCCGGAGCCGAGCTGGTCCGCATTACAGCGCCATCCAAAAAGGAAGCCGAGAACCTGCTGAATATTAAGAATGAATTGCATAAAAGGGGCTATCATACACCGCTGGTAGCCGATATTCATTTTACACCGAATGCTGCTGAAATTGCCGCGCGTATCGTTGAAAAAGTGCGGGTGAACCCGGGCAATTATGTTGATAAAAAGAAATTTGAACAGCTCGAATACACAGATGCGGAATATGCGGAAGAAATTGACCGGATCCGCGAACGGTTCACTCCCCTGATCAAAGTATGTAAGGAATATGGAACGGCTATGCGCATCGGTACCAATCATGGCAGCCTGAGCGACCGGATCATGAGCCGTTATGGCGACACCCCCATGGGAATGGTGGAAAGTGCCATGGAGTTCCTGCGTATTGCAAGAGATGAAAATTATCACCAGATCGTGCTGAGCATGAAGGCCAGCAATCCTATCGTGATGGTACAGGCCTACCGGTTGCTGATCAAAACGATGGATGAAGAGTTTGGGGAGATCTATCCTTTGCACCTGGGCGTTACCGAAGCAGGCGATGGCGAAGACGGCCGTATCAAATCGGCCATTGGTATTGGTACGCTTATGGAAGACGGTATCGGTGATACGATCCGTGTTTCACTGACCGAAGACCCCGAGCTGGAGATCCCCGTATGCCGGGATATTGTGAAGCGGTATGAAAGCAATTCGTTAAAGGACTCGCCAGCGGATACGCACTCACCAAGATCAGCAGGCCAGCCGGTTGACCTGGCCACCGCCAAATACAACCCTTTTCAGTCGCAAAAACATCGGACTACAAGCGTTGGAAACATAGGAGGCGAACAGGTACCGGTGGTAGTAGCCGATCTTAGCAAGCTAAACACGATTACCCCGGCGTCCTTACAGGCCGTAGGTTATACGTACGATGCAGGGAATGATAAATGGCATGTTGCCGACGCCGCAGCGGATTATATTTATACCGCGAAGGCCGAACTGGATTTTCCCCTGCCGGGAATGTTGAAAGTGATCACTACACCGGAACATTGGGCAACGGCGCAGGACCCGACAAAATATTTTCCCCTATATGAGACCGGTGCATTCATCAATACGGCCCCTACAAGTCCGCTGCTGAATTTTGTAATGCTGGATGCAGACAACCTGCAAGACCTGAATGCCCTGGCGGGTAAAACGAATATCGTACTCTGCCTGAGCAGCCGCCGGAAAAATGCGATGCAATCTGTACGCCGTATGTGTATTGAACTGGAGGAACGCGGTATCCAACATCCATTGGTCTTTATTACAGACAGTGACTGGAGCACGGCCGATGAGCATTTAATCCACTTTGCTACTGAAACCGGCGCCTTGTTCCTGGATGGTTATGGCAACGGTATTTGCCTGGGCATGAGCGCCGAAGCTTACAATACATTTAACGACGCTCAGTTGAGCGGACGGCGCTATACATTGGCCACAGATACCGGAGCTGCAGAGCAGTTTATGAACAACACAGCTTTCAGTATTTTACAGGCCACCCGCACCCGCATTTCCAAAACAGAATATATTTCCTGCCCTTCCTGTGGCCGGACGCTGTTTGATCTACAGGAAACCACCACAAAGATCCGCTCCGTTACCAACCACCTCAAAGGTGTAAAAATTGCGATCATGGGTTGTATTGTAAACGGACCAGGCGAAATGGCCGATGCCGATTTCGGCTACGTAGGTAGCGGCCCGGGAAAGATTACACTTTACAAAGGCAAGGATGTGGTAAAACGGAATGTGAACAGCGATATTGCTGTGGAGGCGCTCATCGACCTATTGAAAGAAAACGAGGTATGGATGGAGCCTTAG